In Actinomadura citrea, a single window of DNA contains:
- the rpsI gene encoding 30S ribosomal protein S9, which translates to MDDTTGAEQAAELDSYEEAPSEYSTETPESAGEGLLGQPVATGPAAGTGRRKQAIARVRIVPGSGQWKINGRTLDQYFPNKVHQQIVNEPFVLLGLEGQFDVLARVNGGGTTGQAGALRLGISRALQFANIEHRPALKKAGFLTRDARVPERKKAGLKKARKAPQYSKR; encoded by the coding sequence GTGGACGACACCACCGGCGCCGAGCAGGCCGCCGAGCTCGACTCGTACGAGGAAGCTCCCTCCGAGTACAGCACCGAGACCCCCGAGTCCGCCGGCGAGGGCCTCCTCGGCCAGCCGGTCGCGACCGGCCCGGCGGCCGGCACCGGCCGCCGCAAGCAGGCCATCGCGCGGGTCCGCATCGTCCCCGGCAGCGGCCAGTGGAAGATCAACGGCCGCACCCTGGACCAGTACTTCCCGAACAAGGTGCACCAGCAGATCGTGAACGAGCCGTTCGTGCTGCTGGGCCTGGAGGGCCAGTTCGACGTGCTCGCTCGCGTGAACGGCGGCGGCACCACCGGCCAGGCCGGCGCGCTGCGCCTCGGCATCTCCCGCGCGCTGCAGTTCGCCAACATCGAGCACCGCCCGGCGCTGAAGAAGGCCGGCTTCCTCACCCGCGACGCGCGGGTGCCCGAGCGCAAGAAGGCCGGTCTCAAGAAGGCCCGCAAGGCTCCGCAGTACAGCAAGCGTTGA
- the rplM gene encoding 50S ribosomal protein L13, whose amino-acid sequence MRTYTPKPADVQRQWYVIDATDVVLGRLASQVAQLLRGKHKPIYAPHLDTGDFVVIVNADKVALSGNKLEQKRAYRHSGYPGGLRSVSYADLLAKHPERAVEKAIKGMLPKNSLGRKMFGKVKVYAGPDHPHQAQKPVPFEITQISQIKK is encoded by the coding sequence GTGCGCACGTACACCCCTAAGCCCGCTGACGTCCAGCGTCAGTGGTACGTCATCGACGCGACCGATGTCGTGCTGGGCCGTCTCGCCAGTCAGGTCGCACAGCTGCTCCGGGGTAAGCACAAGCCGATCTACGCCCCGCACCTCGACACCGGTGACTTCGTCGTCATCGTGAACGCCGACAAGGTGGCGCTGTCCGGCAACAAGCTGGAGCAGAAGCGGGCCTACCGGCACTCCGGCTACCCGGGCGGTCTGCGCTCGGTGAGCTATGCCGACCTGCTGGCCAAGCACCCCGAGCGGGCGGTCGAGAAGGCGATCAAGGGCATGCTGCCCAAGAACTCCCTCGGCCGGAAGATGTTCGGCAAGGTGAAGGTCTACGCCGGGCCGGACCACCCGCACCAGGCGCAGAAGCCGGTCCCGTTCGAGATCACCCAGATCAGCCAGATCAAGAAGTGA
- a CDS encoding CAP domain-containing protein — MAATASALAIGTGVVIDRLVLPQFRSEKTSASGAQRDPSVEVPTGPQSDPLAATGKGSGSGSGSGSGTGAGGRTSASPAPTAEEQTPPLKVIHPPKSASAKPSKSKRSPGSDAPSTPGGGTTPGGGSGGSGGASGPEASVVSLTNAERAKHGCPALRTDARLATAARKHSADMAANNYFDHTSRNGDSPWKRMEDAGYSSPGAENIAKGYPTASAVVKGWMDSPGHRANILNCGLRAIGVGMASGSGGPLWTQDFGWK, encoded by the coding sequence GTGGCCGCCACCGCGTCCGCCCTCGCCATCGGCACCGGCGTCGTGATCGACCGCCTCGTCCTGCCTCAGTTCCGGTCGGAGAAGACGTCCGCCTCCGGGGCGCAGCGCGACCCGTCCGTAGAGGTCCCGACCGGACCGCAGAGCGACCCGCTCGCCGCGACCGGCAAGGGCTCCGGTTCCGGCTCGGGATCCGGTTCGGGCACGGGCGCGGGCGGCCGGACGAGCGCCTCTCCCGCGCCGACCGCCGAGGAGCAGACGCCGCCGCTGAAGGTGATCCATCCGCCGAAGAGCGCGTCGGCCAAGCCCTCCAAGTCCAAGCGGTCCCCCGGGTCGGACGCCCCCTCGACGCCGGGCGGGGGCACGACCCCGGGCGGCGGGTCCGGCGGCTCCGGCGGAGCGTCCGGCCCCGAGGCGAGCGTGGTGTCGCTCACCAACGCCGAACGCGCCAAGCACGGCTGCCCGGCGCTGCGCACCGACGCGCGGCTCGCCACCGCCGCCCGCAAGCACTCGGCGGACATGGCGGCCAACAACTACTTCGACCACACGTCCCGCAACGGCGACAGCCCGTGGAAACGGATGGAGGACGCCGGGTACAGCAGCCCCGGGGCGGAGAACATCGCCAAGGGCTACCCGACCGCCTCGGCCGTCGTGAAGGGCTGGATGGACAGCCCCGGCCACCGGGCCAACATCCTGAACTGCGGGCTGCGCGCCATCGGCGTCGGGATGGCCTCGGGGTCCGGCGGGCCGCTGTGGACGCAGGACTTCGGCTGGAAGTGA
- the truA gene encoding tRNA pseudouridine(38-40) synthase TruA — MTALVRLRLDISYDGSDFAGWARQPNQRTVQGVIEDALARMLRLDPPPMLTVAGRTDAGVHARGQVAHLVVPVAAYSAINGTMPRRLAGLLPPDVRVWRVSIAPEGFDARFSALSRRYVYRVCDNPFGVEPLRRHDVLWHPRPLNLGRMNEAARRLVGENDFAAYCRRREGATTIRELLRYEWARDDRDPHLALATVQADAFCHSMVRALVGALLMVGDGRREVEWPAQVLAARVRDSGVNVAPAHGLSLEEIRYPEDESLARRAQETRRVRTLNATAAAAADQPPAPPGGAAPRQGG, encoded by the coding sequence ATGACCGCACTGGTACGACTCCGGCTCGACATCTCCTACGACGGGTCGGACTTCGCGGGCTGGGCGAGGCAGCCGAACCAGCGGACGGTCCAGGGCGTCATCGAGGACGCGCTGGCCCGGATGCTGCGTCTGGACCCGCCGCCCATGCTCACCGTCGCCGGCCGCACCGACGCCGGCGTCCACGCCCGCGGGCAGGTCGCCCACCTCGTCGTCCCCGTCGCCGCCTACTCGGCGATCAACGGGACGATGCCGCGCCGTCTCGCCGGGCTGCTGCCCCCGGACGTGCGGGTGTGGCGCGTGTCGATCGCCCCGGAGGGGTTCGACGCGCGGTTCTCCGCGCTGTCGCGCCGCTACGTGTACCGGGTGTGCGACAACCCCTTCGGGGTGGAGCCGCTGCGCCGCCACGACGTGCTGTGGCACCCCCGCCCCCTGAACCTCGGCCGGATGAACGAGGCCGCCCGCAGGCTGGTCGGCGAGAACGACTTCGCCGCGTACTGCCGCAGGCGGGAGGGCGCGACGACGATCCGCGAGTTGCTGCGCTACGAGTGGGCGCGCGACGACCGCGACCCGCACCTCGCGCTCGCCACCGTGCAGGCCGACGCGTTCTGCCACTCGATGGTCCGCGCGCTCGTCGGCGCGCTGCTGATGGTGGGGGACGGGCGGCGCGAGGTCGAGTGGCCCGCGCAGGTGCTCGCGGCGCGCGTCCGCGACTCCGGCGTGAACGTGGCGCCCGCACACGGCCTGTCGCTGGAGGAGATCCGGTATCCCGAGGACGAGAGCCTGGCCAGGCGGGCCCAGGAGACCCGCCGCGTACGGACGCTGAACGCCACGGCCGCCGCGGCCGCCGACCAGCCGCCCGCCCCGCCCGGCGGCGCCGCGCCCCGGCAGGGCGGCTGA
- the rplQ gene encoding 50S ribosomal protein L17 — protein sequence MPQPTKGARLGGGAAHQRLILANLATALFEHGRITTTEAKARRVRPLAEKLITKAKKGDLHNRRLVAKTIRDKGVLHELFTEIAPRFESRPGGYTRITKIGPRKGDNAPMAVIELVQEQLAASTGGSAPAAKAAPEPKAEESDAKADEAATEADDTAAVDAKDEAAGDAEAKDKGEKE from the coding sequence ATGCCCCAGCCCACCAAGGGCGCCCGCCTCGGCGGCGGCGCCGCGCACCAGCGCCTGATCCTGGCCAACCTGGCCACGGCGCTGTTCGAGCACGGCCGCATCACCACCACCGAGGCCAAGGCCCGGCGGGTGCGTCCGCTGGCGGAGAAGCTGATCACCAAGGCGAAGAAGGGCGACCTGCACAACCGTCGCCTGGTCGCCAAGACGATCCGCGACAAGGGCGTCCTGCACGAGCTCTTCACCGAGATCGCGCCGCGCTTCGAGAGCCGTCCCGGCGGCTACACCCGCATCACCAAGATCGGGCCGCGCAAGGGCGACAACGCCCCGATGGCCGTGATCGAGCTGGTGCAGGAGCAGCTGGCGGCGTCCACCGGCGGCTCCGCTCCCGCCGCCAAGGCCGCCCCGGAGCCGAAGGCCGAGGAGAGCGACGCCAAGGCGGACGAGGCGGCGACCGAGGCGGACGACACCGCCGCCGTCGACGCCAAGGACGAGGCCGCCGGGGACGCGGAAGCCAAGGACAAGGGCGAGAAGGAGTAA
- a CDS encoding DNA-directed RNA polymerase subunit alpha — MLIAQRPTLTEEQVDEYRSRFTIEPLEPGFGYTIGNSLRRTLLSSIPGAAVTSIRIEGVLHEFSTVPGVKEDVTDIILNLKELVVSSEHDEPVVMYLRKQGPGEVTAADIAPPAGVEVHNPDLHIATLNNKAKLEMELTVERGRGYVSAAQNKQPGQEIGRIPIDSIYSPVLKVTYKVEATRVEQRTDFDRLILDVETKQAMLPRDAVASAGKTLVELFGLARELNVEAEGIDMGPSPTDAALAADLALPIEELNLTVRSYNCLKREGIHSVGELVARSEQDLLDIRNFGAKSIEEVKQKLNDMGLSLKDSPPGFDPSAAADNYGDDDQGYAETEQY, encoded by the coding sequence ATGCTCATCGCTCAGCGTCCGACTCTCACCGAAGAGCAGGTCGACGAGTACCGGTCGCGGTTCACCATCGAGCCGCTGGAGCCGGGCTTCGGGTACACGATCGGCAACTCGCTGCGCCGTACCCTGCTCTCCTCCATTCCCGGTGCCGCCGTCACCAGCATCCGGATCGAGGGCGTCCTGCACGAGTTCTCGACCGTGCCGGGGGTGAAGGAGGACGTCACCGACATCATCTTGAACCTCAAGGAGCTCGTCGTCTCCTCCGAGCACGACGAGCCCGTCGTCATGTACCTGCGCAAGCAGGGCCCGGGCGAGGTGACCGCGGCCGACATCGCGCCTCCGGCGGGCGTGGAGGTCCACAACCCGGACCTGCACATCGCCACGCTGAACAACAAGGCCAAGCTGGAGATGGAGCTGACGGTCGAGCGCGGCCGCGGCTACGTCTCGGCCGCGCAGAACAAGCAGCCGGGCCAGGAGATCGGCCGGATCCCGATCGACTCCATCTACTCGCCCGTGCTCAAGGTCACCTACAAGGTCGAGGCCACCCGAGTCGAGCAGCGCACCGACTTCGACCGCCTCATCCTGGACGTGGAGACCAAGCAGGCGATGCTGCCGCGCGACGCGGTCGCCTCCGCCGGCAAGACCCTCGTCGAGCTGTTCGGGCTGGCCCGGGAGCTCAACGTCGAGGCCGAGGGCATCGACATGGGCCCGTCCCCGACGGACGCCGCGCTGGCCGCGGACCTCGCCCTGCCGATCGAGGAGCTGAACCTCACCGTTCGCTCCTACAACTGCCTGAAGCGCGAGGGCATCCACTCGGTGGGCGAGCTCGTCGCCCGCAGCGAGCAGGACCTGCTCGACATCCGCAACTTCGGCGCCAAGTCGATCGAAGAGGTCAAGCAGAAGCTCAACGACATGGGCCTGTCGCTGAAGGACTCCCCGCCCGGGTTCGACCCGAGCGCGGCGGCCGACAACTACGGCGACGACGACCAGGGCTACGCCGAGACCGAGCAGTACTAG
- the rpsD gene encoding 30S ribosomal protein S4 produces the protein MARYTGADCKLCRREKMKLFLKGSKCEGPKCPIEIRPYPPGEHGRGRPKETEYLLQLREKQKARRIYGVLERQFHNYYVEATRQQGKTGDNLLTLLERRLDNVVYRAGFAKSRDMARQLIRHGHIRVNGKKVNIPSALVGEADILDVKPKSLEMTPFQVAKAEVGERQVPAWLGVDGEKMRILVHSLPVRQQIDAPVQEQLIVELYSK, from the coding sequence ATGGCTCGTTACACCGGTGCGGACTGCAAGCTCTGCCGCCGCGAGAAGATGAAGCTGTTCCTCAAGGGCAGCAAGTGCGAGGGCCCGAAGTGCCCGATCGAGATCCGTCCCTACCCGCCGGGTGAGCACGGTCGCGGTCGGCCCAAGGAGACCGAGTACCTGCTGCAGCTTCGCGAGAAGCAGAAGGCGCGGCGCATCTACGGCGTGCTGGAGCGGCAGTTCCACAACTACTACGTCGAGGCGACCCGCCAGCAGGGCAAGACGGGTGACAACCTGCTCACGCTGCTGGAGCGCCGGCTCGACAACGTCGTCTACCGGGCAGGCTTCGCCAAGTCCCGCGACATGGCCCGCCAGCTCATCCGGCACGGCCACATCCGGGTCAACGGCAAGAAGGTCAACATCCCGTCGGCCCTGGTCGGCGAGGCCGACATCCTCGACGTCAAGCCCAAGTCGCTGGAGATGACGCCGTTCCAGGTCGCCAAGGCCGAGGTCGGCGAGCGTCAGGTCCCGGCGTGGCTCGGGGTCGACGGCGAGAAGATGCGGATCCTCGTGCACTCCCTGCCCGTCCGGCAGCAGATCGACGCTCCCGTCCAGGAGCAGCTGATCGTCGAGCTCTACTCCAAGTAA
- the rpsK gene encoding 30S ribosomal protein S11, with translation MPPKSRVGAKKVRRKEKKNVAHGHAHIKSTFNNTIVSITDPNGNVISWASSGHVGFKGSRKSTPFAAQQAAEAAARRAMEHGMRKVDVFVKGPGSGRETAIRSLQATGLEVGSIQDVTPVPHNGCRPPKRRRV, from the coding sequence ATGCCTCCTAAGAGCCGTGTCGGCGCCAAGAAAGTGCGCCGCAAGGAAAAGAAGAACGTCGCTCACGGGCACGCCCACATCAAGAGCACGTTCAACAACACGATCGTTTCGATCACCGACCCCAACGGCAACGTGATCTCCTGGGCCTCCTCGGGCCACGTCGGGTTCAAGGGCTCGCGCAAGTCCACCCCGTTCGCCGCGCAGCAGGCCGCCGAGGCCGCCGCCCGGCGCGCGATGGAGCACGGCATGCGCAAGGTCGACGTCTTCGTGAAGGGCCCGGGCTCGGGCCGCGAGACCGCCATCCGGTCGCTGCAGGCGACCGGCCTCGAGGTGGGCTCGATCCAGGACGTCACGCCCGTTCCGCACAACGGCTGCCGCCCGCCGAAGCGTCGCCGGGTCTGA
- the rpsM gene encoding 30S ribosomal protein S13, translating to MARLLGVDLPREKRLEVALTYIFGIGRTRALETLSGTGISGDLRVHQLGDDELVKLRDWIEANYKIEGDLRREVQADIRRKIEIGCYQGIRHRRGLPVHGQRTQTNARTRKGKKKTVAGKKKAGKK from the coding sequence ATGGCACGCCTCCTCGGCGTCGACCTCCCGCGCGAAAAGCGCCTTGAGGTCGCTCTCACCTACATCTTCGGCATCGGCCGGACGCGGGCGCTGGAGACCCTCTCGGGTACCGGCATCAGCGGCGACCTGCGCGTGCACCAGCTCGGCGACGACGAGCTGGTCAAGCTCCGCGACTGGATCGAGGCGAACTACAAGATCGAGGGTGATCTTCGCCGCGAGGTCCAGGCGGACATCCGCCGCAAGATCGAGATCGGGTGCTACCAGGGCATCCGGCACCGCCGCGGGCTTCCGGTGCACGGTCAGCGCACGCAGACCAACGCGCGCACCCGCAAGGGCAAGAAGAAGACCGTGGCCGGCAAGAAGAAGGCCGGCAAGAAGTAG
- the rpmJ gene encoding 50S ribosomal protein L36, producing the protein MKVKPSVKKICNKCRVIRRHGRVMVICSDPRHKQRQG; encoded by the coding sequence GTGAAGGTCAAGCCGAGCGTCAAGAAGATCTGCAACAAGTGCCGCGTCATCCGTCGGCACGGCCGGGTCATGGTCATCTGCTCCGACCCGCGCCACAAGCAGCGTCAGGGCTGA
- the infA gene encoding translation initiation factor IF-1: MPKKEGAIEIEGTVIESLPNAMFRVELDNGHKVLAHISGKMRMHYIRILPDDRVVVELSPYDLTRGRIVYRYK; encoded by the coding sequence ATGCCCAAGAAAGAAGGGGCCATCGAGATCGAGGGCACCGTCATCGAGTCGCTGCCGAACGCCATGTTCAGGGTGGAGCTCGACAACGGGCACAAGGTGCTCGCCCACATCAGCGGCAAGATGCGGATGCACTACATCCGAATCCTGCCGGACGACCGCGTTGTTGTGGAGCTGAGCCCCTACGACCTCACGCGCGGTCGGATCGTCTACCGCTACAAGTAA
- a CDS encoding phosphodiesterase, with protein sequence MAIIAQLSDIHLAAGRDGGMDDDSGPVRALRAAVSSLLSLPARPDAVVLTGDLADRGQPAEYARLHALLSPLPMAVYPMCGNHDDRDEMRRMFADHPAVAATGTGPGAPVQYAVDVAGVRLVCCDTTVDGHPHGHMSEERLDWLEETLSAAPGVPTVIATHHPPYPIGMRFIDDLRFVDPAGFASVISRHPQVVRVISGHAHRATVGSLAGRVCTTCPSTYRQLFLDLTQRGRAAVTGEPAGFALHLVGEDGTATTHFAPTGNYRPLMDVE encoded by the coding sequence ATGGCGATCATCGCGCAGCTCAGCGATATCCATCTGGCGGCCGGGCGCGACGGCGGGATGGACGACGACTCCGGGCCGGTCCGCGCCCTGCGGGCCGCCGTGTCGAGCCTGCTGTCGCTGCCCGCGCGGCCGGACGCCGTCGTCCTGACCGGAGATCTCGCCGACCGCGGCCAGCCGGCCGAGTACGCCCGGCTGCACGCGCTGCTGTCGCCGCTGCCGATGGCCGTCTACCCGATGTGCGGCAACCACGACGACCGCGACGAGATGCGCCGGATGTTCGCCGACCATCCGGCGGTCGCGGCGACGGGGACCGGGCCCGGGGCTCCCGTCCAGTACGCCGTCGACGTGGCCGGCGTGCGCCTGGTGTGCTGCGACACCACCGTCGACGGCCATCCCCACGGGCACATGAGCGAGGAGAGGCTCGACTGGCTGGAGGAGACGCTGAGCGCCGCGCCCGGCGTCCCGACCGTCATCGCCACGCACCACCCGCCGTACCCGATCGGGATGCGGTTCATCGACGACCTGCGGTTCGTCGACCCCGCCGGATTCGCGTCCGTGATCTCCCGGCACCCGCAGGTCGTCCGGGTGATCTCCGGGCACGCGCACCGGGCGACGGTCGGATCGCTGGCGGGACGGGTCTGCACCACCTGCCCGAGCACCTACCGGCAGCTGTTCCTCGACCTCACCCAGCGGGGCCGCGCGGCCGTCACCGGGGAGCCCGCCGGGTTCGCCCTCCACCTGGTCGGCGAGGACGGCACCGCCACCACCCACTTCGCCCCGACCGGGAACTACCGGCCCCTGATGGACGTGGAGTGA
- a CDS encoding DUF1707 SHOCT-like domain-containing protein, translated as MAPNPEIRASDADRDRVAASLREHCAEGRITMDELQERLDAVYGAKTLGQLQEVTSDLPEEDLYQLPVPATQSKGTASPARRPSGDLEPQRMWAMWGAWATVSAINVTVWLIILVTAGAVYPWWIWVAGPWGAVLLMRTLFGGRRGDC; from the coding sequence ATGGCGCCGAACCCTGAGATCCGGGCGTCGGACGCCGACCGCGACCGGGTGGCGGCGAGTCTGCGCGAGCACTGCGCGGAGGGCCGGATCACGATGGACGAGCTGCAGGAGCGGCTGGACGCGGTCTACGGGGCGAAGACGCTCGGGCAACTCCAGGAGGTCACGTCCGACCTGCCGGAGGAGGACCTTTACCAGCTCCCGGTCCCCGCGACGCAGAGCAAGGGCACCGCGTCGCCGGCGCGGCGGCCGTCCGGCGACCTCGAACCGCAGCGGATGTGGGCGATGTGGGGCGCCTGGGCGACGGTCAGCGCGATCAATGTGACGGTGTGGCTGATCATCCTGGTGACGGCGGGCGCGGTCTACCCGTGGTGGATCTGGGTGGCGGGCCCGTGGGGCGCCGTCCTGCTGATGCGCACGCTCTTCGGCGGGCGCCGGGGCGACTGCTGA